Proteins from a genomic interval of Medicago truncatula cultivar Jemalong A17 chromosome 3, MtrunA17r5.0-ANR, whole genome shotgun sequence:
- the LOC120579475 gene encoding adenylate isopentenyltransferase 5, chloroplastic yields MALTTSTSTSTEKKKVLFILGATGTGKTKLSINLGTQFPSEIINSDKIQVYNGLDIVTNKVQESERCSIPHHILGIIDDPEYDFTMDDFRKHVLEALDLITQNEHLPIIVGGSNSYLKKLLEDPTNAFHSKYDCCFIWLDVSLPILFPYLDKRVGEMVAAGMVDEIRDFFVPGADNTKGIRRAIGVPELDSYFEMEMKKGIDDVEKEKILKESIRKTKQNTFILAENQVSKIQNMADTLGLMINKINSTEVFEAILRGEDYQKLHQEIVIKPSMKIVKRFLEETSHGFRNAKYSNGNGKHTTNGV; encoded by the coding sequence ATGGCTTTGACTACCTCAACCTCAACCTCAACTGAAAAGAAGAAGGTTTTGTTTATATTGGGTGCAACAGGAACTGGGAAGACTAAACTTTCCATCAACTTAGGAACTCAATTCCCATCTGAGATCATCAATTCAGACAAAATTCAAGTCTATAATGGCCTTGACATTGTCACCAATAAGGTGCAGGAATCTGAACGTTGTTCAATTCCACATCATATACTAGGCATCATCGATGATCCTGAATATGATTTCACTATGGATGACTTTCGCAAGCACGTGCTTGAAGCTTTAGATCTCATAACTCAAAATGAACACCTACCAATTATTGTAGGAGGGTCGAATTCTTACCTTAAAAAACTACTCGAGGACCCAACTAAtgcatttcattcaaaatatgaTTGCTGTTTTATTTGGCTCGATGTGTCTTTACCTATTTTGTTTCCATATTTGGACAAAAGAGTTGGTGAAATGGTTGCGGCAGGGATGGTAGATGAGATAAGAGACTTTTTTGTACCTGGAGCAGATAATACAAAAGGAATAAGAAGGGCAATTGGGGTTCCTGAGCTCGACTCTTATTTTGAAATGGAAATGAAAAAAGGTATAGATGATGTTGAAAaggaaaagatattaaaggaatcgattagaaaaacaaaacaaaacacctTCATATTGGCTGAAAATCAAGTGTCGAAGATCCAAAATATGGCTGATACGCTTGGATTGatgataaacaaaattaattctacAGAAGTCTTTGAAGCCATTTTAAGAGGTGAAGATTATCAAAAATTGCATCAAGAGATTGTGATTAAGCCAAGCATGAAAATAGTGAAGAGATTCCTAGAGGAGACAAGCCATGGATTCAGAAATGCAAAATATTCAAATGGAAATGGGAAACACACAACGAATGGTGTTTGA